From Enoplosus armatus isolate fEnoArm2 chromosome 23, fEnoArm2.hap1, whole genome shotgun sequence:
CTGATACCAAATGTATACCATTTATCAAATATTAGGCTTTTAGTCATTCCAGCGGCTTCCCATTTATAGGCAGCATTATGCcgtatttctgttttaaacaaGAGTTTACCTCATTTATAAAAGCTCATTTAGTATCAAAATTGTTTACCATCACTGTTTTGGAGACTATTGCAATAAAGGCAAACTATCCAGTGGTTATCAAAAGCTCAGGGGTCTACCCAGAATCCCTGGGGATGAAGTCAAGCAATTGTTAAAAAAAGTATATCAATTAGATATTTGTGTATTGTATGATAAATCGCATGATAATATGCACCCTATTTTGGACATGAAGTCATGGTGCTACTATAGAACATTGTAGTGCAGCACTGTTGTTCCATTTGTTTTAGGAAACCCCTGAAACTACACCAGATACCATTAATGTGGACAGGCCGTTAGTCACTGGCATATTGCGTCTTTGCAAGTTCCCCTTTATGAAATCATACAGTCACCACAAGTTTCTATtactcacaatgaaaatgtatctcAGTTGCTTTTGCATAATTTAGGAAAGCTGCCAGCATGAGCttctgatttaaaaaaggaaagaaataaaactgaagccTTCATTAACAGACATGTCACTCCTCTCAAAACTTTCAAATTCAAACCCACACATGATTGATATCTTTGAGGAAAGTAGATCACAGCCACTCTAGGTATCTCCATCCAAACGTTCCTCCACACTCAGGTTTCCCCATCCAAGACTGATCATTGAAGACAGTTGTGGGTGTAAGGACGGTGGCATAGAGGTTTCATGTCTCTGTTGGCTGTCTGAGCGTCTTCCCTGACCTATCCAGGTCGTCCATGGCCCTCGTCTTACCTCCCCGCCTCAGGTGTTTTGGCAGGAATGACAGCAGCGGCTCTTAAACTGGGGCAGCGGACAAAGCTCCAGCTGTCGAACCTTCTCACAGTACCTTGTGCTGTCTCGACACTCTCCTGCTGGAATAGGCAAAGGTTACAGTTTACTACACATACTCACTTTAAGCCTAATCGCAGCAGAAATCATTTTCAATCTTCTGGGTCAGTTCAGCAAAATCTAAAATATTCTCTTTGAGAAACCCTTGTAGTAACTAGCCATGCAGTTTTACGAGCAGCTGTTTCGACGTCAGAAACGTCTGCCACTCAAAGGTTAGTGGAATTTCATGTGTGCTTTTCAAAGCACTGACGAAtgtaataaacaataaacaagtaccagaaataataatatgtccaatgtaaacaaacagtcTATATAGGGGCTGCCTGTGGGTTATTCAAAGTAACTGGGACATTTTCTGAGAATACCTGATGCTGGAGTGATTTTTAAAAGTAATCTTTCAGTGCTTTGAGTTCCACAACCGAAATGCCCTTCaactgttttgtgttgtgaaaatTTCCAAACAAATGCTTCCAAACTTCAGCACAAGAAAGTGAAACTATGTGCATTATTATTAAGAGAATGTAATGTGCCACAACAAGTTTTTGTGCATATGATCCTGGAAATagtatttatcatttaaattaaattttagtCCCAGTCTAATTTAttcttttacttgtttgtttagGGCAGGACCTCAACAATTTGCCATTAGTGTGTTCATGACATAGTCTGGGACTGACAGCAATGAGCTAGTACTGTACTGAGGTTATTTTCAGTGTCTTCACCTCTAAAATATCCTTTTCAGAGAGAATTTAGTTATATATAGTATCATCAGCATTCACAATTATACTATATCTAATATCTATATTACTACTATACATAAAATCAAGATGTTGTACCCTCATGTACTGTCACTGAATAACTTAAATAACTAATCTGACTCTCAATTAAGAAACTACTCGTCTCCATTTTGCCGTCAGCGCAACTTTTTTCTCACCTCTGCCACAGGGCAAAATGTTGCATCGCTGCCAGCTGGAAGGGCGAGGCCTCCACATGCAGTGATGTTCACGTGTGGCCTTTCCAGTTCGACGGTGCGCGCAGGTCACCTGGCGTGACTGGAAACCATGCCGTCCGCAGGTGGCAGTGCACTGTGTCCACGGCCCTACGTGCCAATGAAGGGCACATGCCTCTGTGGAGCAATTCTTCAGGGAGCTGGGcctacaaatacaaacacacgtAAAGAAAAAGGAGCTATCgctttgctttttattgtaaatCAACTGTTGATATATAAAGCATTCATATCATGATAGCCATGTTTACCTCTGGAGTCCACTGCACATCCTGTAGGGGACTTTGGTGGCGTTTGTGTCTTGGCAGTAAACATGGCGGCGCTGCGTAGCCAAACTGGGACCCACACATTGACCATGACACTAAAAGAAGAGATATCACAAGCAAGTTCATGTTTTAGTTTGACAATACTTTCCTGCTAGTAACTACCCTCTTGTGATTTTGGCATTCTGAAGCTTACCTACTCTCCCTGCGTTTTAAATTCTAAACTATGCCTTATAATGTTTTTTGCATATATTATGTATTAGTTTTAAAGACAATGGGCTTTTCAGAATGGGGAATTCTCAAATACACAAAGATGTGACAGGGttaacacacatgaaaaaacgTGACTTCCCTAACTACAACAAACATTTGGTTCTTCATAGCTAAGGAAGGATGTGTGTGCTTCCCTACGGACTGAGGCTGGTCTGTGTTGCCTTCTTTAGTGTGAAGTGTGCTTCCCCCTTAAATAagttggaaaacaaaaaaaaacgaacaaatGCTCGAAGTTACTCAGCAGTCGTGGAACTGCCTCAAATCAACTGTTACACCGTTGTCACACCGTTTCTAAGTTGTCAATGCGTTTTAGTAAACTGCCTTGATGCAGTCCATGTACACTTGTTGAGATGTGTTTGTGGTCAATGTAAGTAGACTCACCAGTCCCCAGTGGGTAGTGGCCCATCTGGCACAGGGCAGTAGGTTGCATGGCCTGGTGTCAGAAGGTCTCTTCCCTGTGGCAAAGCAGTGCTGGCTCTCCACTTCTCTGGATCTGCCCTCAGGACCCTTCATGCAACGGACACTCCTGGTCTGGGACCCACCTCCACAGCTGCCTGAGCATGGTGACCAAGGATCCACCTGCCACCTAATCCAACCACAGAGGAAAAGGGAACAATAACTCATAAAGTTTATAAGCTAAAGTACTCAAAAGTCATCATTTAAGTCTCTCAGTGGTGAGCAGACCTGGGATCATCTgaatattttcctttaaaaaaaacaaacgcatACACATAGAAATGACCCAGCACTTTTGGGTAGATGGAAAATGAGTGAAATATTTGGCATGCAAGTAAAGGAGACAGTGGGAACTGATCTTATCAAACCTAATATTCAAAGTACTGGATAAGCATGTAGTAGTAGCAAGATACCTGAGGGGGCAGGCTTGTCCATGGCACAGCTCAGCTGACTGGCTGCTGTTACTCCTCTCAGAGCAAATGGGGCCATTTGCTTGGACACAGTTTCTTCCTTTGCCAcctgaaaatacagtaaaaaactATATCTTTGTGGTGTTGGATATTGCAGAAATCAAAATAAGAAAGAACTGTCTTTTTaatctgtactgtatattgctGATTAAAGTTTCATTGCAGTAACCTTACCAGTTCAGTAAGGACTTTTACGTCAGCTCTTTAAGAGTTACATACCTCAACACAATGTACAAACCAGAAATAATTAGCTGTAGCTGAAAATGCTTTTGTATTGCCTGATAGCCATTAATAGTCCTGATGTATAGTCAGTTATGTAGGTCTCATTCTTTTCTCACTTAAGATAAAAGAAGATGAGAATACAGAGTTAAAGGTGCATTATGTAAGTAGGGTCCcacggaaaaaaaaaattggaataTGTCTCAAAATGTTCTTTGGTCAGTCTCTTGTTACCATTACTTCAGCAGCTCTAAATTTTGTCTTTGACATCACCAAGAGGGCCGTGGTCTGTTCTTGTTCATAAATGAGAGTGCACTTTCCAAGAACCTAAGAAAGAATTACTTTATCAAGTTCGATTTCCCTGTAAAGTCATTCCCAGTACTTGGGATTGCATTCTTACGAATCATTAAGTGCATCCTTTTGACATGACCTTCAACTgagtttgaattaaaaatataaGAATGAAAGAAGAATGCAGAGTGGACACTTCTCAGTATTTTTAAGCCCCACTATCCTCTCTGTTTAGATTAGGCGAATGGGGTGCACAAACTTAATCTTCCTTGAAACATTGCCTGGAACCTCTAATTGTTGTCGTATGGGGAAGGAAAAGTGCTGGAGCATCAGGAAACCCGCCACGGCGGCGCTTTGATGAAAATGCAGCAAGGTTGCGACTGATCATGCCCCCGAGGAGACGAAGGACAGCGCAGCTCGGAGATGACCCGAGCTGTGGCACGCTCCGGACATTCCCCATCACTGACTCAGCTAGATGAGCCACAAGGGTATGCGAAAGcttactgtatatctgtgtctgtggttatgcctgtgtgtgtgtttctcagttgAAAAGAATGCTTTCCCAGAATCTCGAAGCCTGAACCACAAAAGAACAACACATAGCACtttaaagtacagaagtataTTAGGACAAACTCAACTTGACATTAGGTCAATACTGACTATCGTTtgtatgtgaaaaaaaacagttttcagtaaTGTATTCAGTATCTGCTCATTACAGAACTTCACAGAAGCTACATCACACTTAAAGGAAGTTCTCGAGGTGCTGgtacactgtttttttttttacctctggacagggccaggctagctgtttccctaaTCTTTTCAGGCTGTATGCTACGATAAGCTAAGTGTCTCCTACCCCTAGCTTCATGATCTACTGGCATGAGAGTGGCATCCATCTTAATGTCAATGCTGCTATGTCTTTGCTTTGTCTTGTAAGTTCTGAATGTTTGGACAATTATACACACAGAATGACTCAAAGGACCCACTCAAGAGGTTGAGCAAACCATTACGTAGCATGTTATTTAAACATGCTTGCAGCAAGATCCTTTGAGTCTTTGAGGATCTTACCTGTAATCTGTAGCCAAGACGAAAGAGATGCGGATCCAAGACGGTTCTTGGCTGTGCAGGTGTACAGACCATCATCCACCTTGCTTGGAGACTGGATCCTCAGTGAGCCAGTGGACAACAGGCCTACTCTGCCAACACAAAGACAACGTAACCACTGAATCTAAGACAGTTCTTTCACAGAATGGTCAATTACATTCATACAACAAAATCTGCAATTTTGTTAATGCCTTTTGCACAAAAGGTCGCATTAAAGGGTAGTTCTTACCTGCTGTTGTACTGCAACTCTTTTCCATTCTTTGTCCATGTTAGGGATGGTTCAGGGTTCCCCAGTGCTTCACACCTCAGCTCCAAACTAGCAATGGGTTTCTGCAGCAAAACTGGCAGTCCCACATGAACCATCATTTCAGGCGATGGCATCACACCGACCTTCCTGGGCCGTTGAATTATCACCGGGATTCTTGGCCTGGATGCGTGGGCTTTGATGTTCGGTTTGTAAAGGAGGGGCCCTTGCGTGGAGGATTCCGCACTTTCTGGGGGATGAAGAGTAGACTCATTGGTTTCACCTTGTGTCATAGTGAGCTCACTGAGCAACTGTGCAATGAGTTGTTCCCCCCACGGTCCTCCGAGGCCTTCAGAGAGATTGTGCATGATCTCATCTAGCCTGTGGGTATCAGCGATGAGTACGAGCAGTTCTGAGCTTGCTTTCTCATCCTCCAGGGTCGACCTGTTTTTTTCACTAGAGTGTGGTTTATCAGCAGTGTCTTTTTCATCTTGGAGAGAGCCTTTGAGTTCAAGCAAATGCTCAACAATGTTGTCATATTGGTTGAGGGAGATGGGTAGCTCCTGAAATCTTTCTCCTGCTGGGGTCACATCTGGCAGCTCAGCCTTTTGCTGTCCACCTGCGAGGAGCCATGACTCTGGAACAGAGAGCTTGTGCTTGCTGCCAATTATCTGTAGGACAAAATGTTCTTGTGCCTGACCTGCAACGCATGTGTATATCCCGGCATCAGATGCATGAACCTGCTGAATCTTCACGTATCCCAGTGGTGTTATGGAGAGGTGTGGGAGGCCAACCAAGGGCTTTCCTTCCTTCAACCAACGGATGTGGCCCTTACGGAAGTGCCGGGTTGGGCAGCGAAGGACCACAGTCGTCCAGGGGAACAGGTAGGCATAACCTCCCACTACCAAGTGTAACTTTTTGCCCTTCCTCCACTGGATATACACCTTCCTCTGGGCCAGTATGGTGGGATTGGGCTTGACAGAGTCTGTGATGAAATTAACAGGACAGGTGAATGGCTTGATTATTGTCTGTGCtatctgtatttctgtcaaTTTGTAATTTTTCCAAGCAATTTCCAATGACGCGACTTTGCTATGGAATGTTTTTCTTGCTTACTAACACATTTGTCCACTATCTTAGCAGTACAAATTGACTAAATAGAACCAAACAGAGGGTCTCTTACTCTCACAGAGCCTGAGGGAGCATGGCCGGATTCTGGTGGGCCGGGCCATCAGGGAACAGTTCTCAGGGTCTACGGTGTGATGTCCCTCATCTTCCCCTTGTTTTCTGCAGACTGCGTGTAGTCTCTGAATGCCATTTCCACAGGTCACTGAACACtggacaaataaataatattgtaatatatgaAAATTACCTtgtttactgtacatatgtCATAACTTTTTGATTTTGACCACTTTAAAACGGTAGGTTGGGGCCTTGAGGAAAGCTTACCTGGGACCAGTCGGTTGTGACCCACTGAGGTGGGCACTCTTGCTTGGCACATGGCTGCTGGTTTGCAGGGCTCTTGGAAGGACAAAAGGTGTCAGGCAGCTCCAGAATGCTGCCATCTGCCAGCCGCTGTTTGCACAGGACGTGCCTCCTTTGAAATCCACCATTACAGCTCCGGGAGCACTGCAGCGACAAAAATACAGAGGTGCCAGAGGTTATAATAGCAATATGTGCTAGAAGCTTCATTCCAATTGCTGAGCCAGGCATTTATGGTGGTGAACTTCCTATGTGAGATCCTTTACCTGTCCCCAGTCATGTGCGTCCCACATAGGAGGGCAGTCAAAGCGGTTGCAGGCTTGGAAAGGACTGGGCTTGGGGTTCTGACAGTCTTCATCCCTCAAAACCTCAGTACGGTTGCTGTCTCGAGAGGGCCGGTGGGTGCATGCCACAGTGCGGGTCATCAGACCAACCCCACAGGTTGCAGAGCATGAACTCCACTCCCCTGTTTCCCATCTGTGAATACAATGGTTATCATCAAACTACTGTGCATCATGGTCAATgatctgtaaaatgtccttgAACCAATTGACAACCAGGCTACTTAGtctattttgattttattactTGTATTTGCTTGTGAACTACACCCGGGTTTCTTTTGAATTTTAGACTAAAGCATCATAACTTAGCTTTTGTGCTGAGCCACTGATTTTCAACTCTTAACCTTTGCCGTTCCTGATTAATCACCATACTTCATCTTTTGTGCACACATATATGTAGGCCATTATCCACTCTATAAAGGAGCACAGTCAGAAGGAGTTCAGTCAGAGTGCTTGATGTTTTTACTTGATCCCATGAGGACACTCTTGCAGTCTTATGAATGTGTAAATTCATGGAAGTGATATTCATGAAAGTGAATatgagtgaaaagaaagaagtggCAAAGAAACATTAAATCTCCCACTGAATTTAGGGATATTTGAGAAATCTCTGTAGCATTACTTCTTCACCCGCATTTTCCCAATGACCTCCGTGGACcaatattcattttgttgtacAACACAATTTCATACAGGGTGATCAATCCAGCATCAAAGTTTTCTGAGCATTTTTATTCCAATCTTGAAAATGATGTGACATGCCTTTAAACACATCTAAAAGGTTGGCTTTGACCAAGATGGCAGCAATTCAACAATCTGCTTGACAGATTAGGTGATATTTCAAAACTATTCATATTTACTCAAGGGTCCAGGGACTGAGGAGAATTGGGAATGAAGCTTGTTTCTGGATCGGTAGTATACTCAAAGCCAAATCCTATAGCTGTTTCCCTTCAGAGGGAACAGTATCCAAAGAGTGTAGCTTAATATGGGAGGGTGAGGAGGCCTCAGGGAGGGAGTAAAGGGCCAAAGGAAACAAGTCCAATACAGCGTTTGTTGTGCCTGAAAACAAGACTCAAGGCCTGGAAAAACAGGCAAGGGCAGGCTGCAAGCCTCTGGGTTTTCTGACAAGAGTGTGAGTGGTGGAACAACGCCACTGCATGCGGCGTTAACTTGAAACGTGCGGCCTACCGCAAAATCCACTCACCGTTTAGCCATGGCTCAGTTATATTAAACAACATGTCATTATGCTGTTTAACCATTCAGGTATTTCATTTTGACGAATTTTGTGTGCTCTGTTCACAAAAATTGGTTTGTATTTGCAATTTCACATTTGAAATCCCAACATTGTTCATTCGCTATGTTCAAAATTGATGCCCaatggatacatttttttttaaactttcataGTGTTGGCTATATCTACAATTATTCTCAAATCAAAATGCTATGACAACAACCTATTTATAATAGCAATAATATCATCGTAATGAAATTTAGCAgggatattcatggtccccagaggataagTACAATGATTTTAGTGATctcttgacattttgactttgctCAAAATCAGGAAAAACTTTCTTCTTGACCAGCACGTTTGTCCTTGACAAGCTGTCCCTAAAAATAATGGCCAAAACTTCCATGAAATTTCATTGTTCCCAGAAGATTAATCTTGACTTTTCCTCCAAGAAACCTCTAATGGGTAGATCACCACTAAATTTGTTGAACACGTTCATACTCCTAAGATGATGAATTCCTTCCATTATTAACATTCAATAAGCTTTCCTTAAGAGTAACCCTGAGGTTAAAGTGTCAACTTTGTACATTCCATATTGAAAACTAACAATAACCTGATTTCCATTAACTCTTTCAAGGACATTCATGATAGCCTCTGGGACGTTTTTGATGACCCCCTGGTAACGTGGCAAATTTGTCAGTATGATGTGTGATCACTAAAGGTAATTCCCAGTTGTAGTAGAAGCTTTTTGCTACAGTTATTTTTCAAAAGGTAATGCTAACTACAGCAGCAGAGGCCTCCTACATTTCAACCACTGAAAAAGAATCTTGAAGAGTTCTTCCAAGGACAATTTCACATCTGAGCCTTGCAGGTAGAGCTACCACTGACATCTGATCCCTATTGTGTCTGATTCTGACCAGGTTCCACAAGCTGTCCCACTGgcttcatttcctgctctcggTGATACAACTATCCATCTCTGTCACTCTGCTTCAGTATCACTTGGACTCAAGTGGCCTAAATGGTGATTTAATTGGCCCAAGTGGTTTAAACGGAGAGGGATAGCGTTGTGGATTAGATGGATTTGAATCTCTTTTGTACACAACCAGTGATTAGTAGAGATTAATTGATTCAACtagtgtgatgtgtgttttttgatcCGTCTAAAAGTTAAGCAGTTCCAGGTGTAGAACCCAGGGATGCATCAGGGCTCGAGGAAATGGAACATGAATTTCCCAGCTCTATATATTGCATATTTTGCTGGGTTACAGTCTTGGCAAACTAATAAAGAGCAGAGCCAGATTTCAGTCCTGTctttaattaatattttcttcttGAATGCAGCCAAACTCTTtttccaaaaacacatttcctgctcaTTTTTACTGCATCCATCAGTCAAGTCGATTTTAGTGATCATGCACAAACCATTTTAAACAATGTCTAAATGATAATGATGTAGGTCTGATTTGTGTGGGTTTTACCGTACCTAGGTGGGCAGGGCTGAGTTTTGCAGTCCTGGAGGAGTTGCGGGGGCCGACGGGAGCTCACGCACAGACTCTGGTCTGCTGCCTCTCTGGTCTGCTTGTTGAGGCAGATGACCACAGCCTCCTGCACACCTGGGATTAGACAGCACAGAGAAGTCACAAGGGATGTCCAAAGAACCATGAGCTATTGTGCAGGGGTCAATCATATGGTAAGTGTTTCcgacttttaaaatg
This genomic window contains:
- the LOC139306289 gene encoding ADAMTS-like protein 1, which translates into the protein MKVAVWANDGGAVFIREFTLIRRDHLPEEPLHDVSQKPEDSSSRTARSEEDRDTLWDAWGSWSECSRTCGGGASYSLRRCLSSKTCEGQNIKYRTCSNVDCPPDAGDFRAQQCSAHADVRYQGQYHEWLPVYNDPDNPCTLKCKAKGSGLVVELAPKVLDGTRCYTESLDMCISGVCQIVGCDHELGSTVKEDNCGVCNGDGSSCRLVRGHYKSQHVSGKTEDTVVVVPYKSRHVRLVLKGPDHLYVESKTLQGVKDEVALDKSGQYHLENTTLDFQKLPDKEVLRITGPLGADFTVKVQFSSGADSVVQYIYYQPIIHRWRETDFFPCSVTCGGGYQLTSAECFDLRSGRVVVDQYCHYYPENVKPKPKLQECNMEPCLASDGYKQIMPYDLYHPLPRWESSPWTACSTSCGGGIQSRSVSCVEEDMQGIITPTEEWKCLYSPKTAILQPCNAFDCPTWLAQEWSPCTVTCGQGLRYRVVLCIDHRGLHAGGCNPTTKPHIKEECLVTVPCYKSIDTLPVEAKPVWHKQAIELEEEISVTEEPTFIPGRWQSCSRTCGAGTQQRAVKCQVLLSFSQTVADLPDDECEGVKPATSQPCYRTPCSGVLGRGKESVKEGEEEEEGETPEREELHDWEYEGFTECSESCGGGVQEAVVICLNKQTREAADQSLCVSSRRPPQLLQDCKTQPCPPRWETGEWSSCSATCGVGLMTRTVACTHRPSRDSNRTEVLRDEDCQNPKPSPFQACNRFDCPPMWDAHDWGQCSRSCNGGFQRRHVLCKQRLADGSILELPDTFCPSKSPANQQPCAKQECPPQWVTTDWSQCSVTCGNGIQRLHAVCRKQGEDEGHHTVDPENCSLMARPTRIRPCSLRLCENSVKPNPTILAQRKVYIQWRKGKKLHLVVGGYAYLFPWTTVVLRCPTRHFRKGHIRWLKEGKPLVGLPHLSITPLGYVKIQQVHASDAGIYTCVAGQAQEHFVLQIIGSKHKLSVPESWLLAGGQQKAELPDVTPAGERFQELPISLNQYDNIVEHLLELKGSLQDEKDTADKPHSSEKNRSTLEDEKASSELLVLIADTHRLDEIMHNLSEGLGGPWGEQLIAQLLSELTMTQGETNESTLHPPESAESSTQGPLLYKPNIKAHASRPRIPVIIQRPRKVGVMPSPEMMVHVGLPVLLQKPIASLELRCEALGNPEPSLTWTKNGKELQYNSRVGLLSTGSLRIQSPSKVDDGLYTCTAKNRLGSASLSSWLQITGGKGRNCVQANGPICSERSNSSQSAELCHGQACPLRWQVDPWSPCSGSCGGGSQTRSVRCMKGPEGRSREVESQHCFATGKRPSDTRPCNLLPCARWATTHWGLCHGQCVGPSLATQRRHVYCQDTNATKVPYRMCSGLQRPSSLKNCSTEACALHWHVGPWTQCTATCGRHGFQSRQVTCAHRRTGKATREHHCMWRPRPSSWQRCNILPCGRAGECRDSTRYCEKVRQLELCPLPQFKSRCCHSCQNT